A genomic stretch from Pelagicoccus enzymogenes includes:
- the polX gene encoding DNA polymerase/3'-5' exonuclease PolX: MNKSDIADILNEIATLLEIKGENPFKIRAYQNGARKLETLDADLGELVAEGKLKEVAGFGDALVQKITELHETGSLEFFEKLKASVEPGLVSMLEIPGLGAKKIKAMHKELGIASIEELKTACENGEVAALKGFGKKTAEKILVGIENREAYGMRHLWWDANEVAKPILEGLKQLPEVEEASHAGSLRRKRDTVGDLDFIVGSRDAKPIMDWFVGQEGVKEVTAHGETKSSVRFDSGLQADLRVVPPEQFYFALHHFTGSKDHNVAMRQRALARGMSLSEWGLKPVDDEDFSNSKVIASEEELFRCLDLEYILPELREGSGEIEAAEKGKLPELLKPEAIRGVFHNHTTASDGRCSLEEMTEAAQAKGWEYWGTADHSKASFQANGLDDERVLEQLKQIEALNASGKFSTHVFAGIECDILGDGSLDLEESTLMALDYVVASVHISMSQSEDEMTKRLIRAIEHPATTMLGHLTGRILLKREGYKVDVAKVVDAAIANDVIVEINANPRRLDMDWRFWRRAAEKGLMTSINPDAHRAEHFDFVDAGVNVARKGWLSAANVFNTLSLAEVKEAFAKKRPALERLKS; this comes from the coding sequence ATGAACAAGAGCGACATTGCGGACATACTGAACGAGATAGCGACTTTGCTAGAGATAAAGGGAGAGAACCCTTTTAAGATTCGAGCCTACCAAAACGGAGCCCGAAAGCTAGAGACGCTCGACGCAGATTTGGGCGAACTCGTGGCGGAGGGAAAGCTCAAGGAGGTCGCAGGATTTGGCGACGCTCTCGTGCAGAAGATTACTGAGCTTCACGAAACGGGATCTTTAGAGTTCTTCGAGAAGCTGAAGGCATCCGTCGAGCCTGGGCTTGTATCCATGCTGGAAATACCAGGCTTGGGGGCAAAGAAAATCAAGGCGATGCACAAAGAGCTTGGCATTGCCAGTATCGAAGAGCTAAAGACGGCCTGCGAGAACGGAGAAGTCGCAGCTTTGAAAGGCTTTGGCAAAAAGACCGCCGAGAAGATTCTTGTTGGTATCGAAAACCGGGAGGCTTACGGCATGCGTCACCTCTGGTGGGACGCTAATGAAGTTGCGAAGCCGATCCTGGAGGGCCTGAAGCAGTTGCCGGAGGTGGAGGAGGCTTCTCATGCTGGCAGTCTACGTCGCAAGCGCGACACGGTGGGCGATTTGGACTTTATCGTGGGTTCAAGAGACGCAAAGCCGATCATGGATTGGTTTGTTGGCCAGGAAGGGGTGAAGGAGGTGACGGCTCATGGCGAAACGAAGTCGAGCGTGCGTTTCGATAGCGGCTTGCAGGCGGATTTACGCGTGGTTCCTCCCGAGCAGTTTTATTTCGCCCTGCACCATTTCACAGGGTCCAAGGACCATAATGTTGCGATGCGGCAGAGAGCCTTGGCTCGCGGAATGAGTTTGAGCGAGTGGGGATTGAAGCCAGTCGACGACGAGGATTTCTCCAACAGCAAGGTCATCGCTTCGGAGGAAGAGCTTTTCCGGTGCTTGGATCTTGAATACATCTTGCCGGAGCTGCGAGAAGGCTCGGGCGAGATTGAAGCCGCCGAAAAAGGGAAGCTTCCGGAGCTCCTGAAGCCGGAGGCGATTCGAGGTGTGTTTCACAACCACACTACCGCATCGGATGGGCGTTGTTCTCTCGAGGAAATGACGGAGGCTGCTCAGGCTAAGGGATGGGAGTATTGGGGGACTGCAGACCACTCGAAGGCCAGCTTTCAGGCGAACGGCTTGGATGACGAACGTGTGCTCGAGCAGTTGAAACAAATCGAGGCTTTGAATGCGTCCGGCAAGTTTTCCACTCATGTCTTTGCTGGAATCGAGTGCGACATTTTAGGGGACGGAAGTCTCGACTTGGAGGAAAGCACATTGATGGCCCTCGATTACGTCGTCGCTTCTGTGCACATCTCGATGAGTCAATCGGAGGACGAGATGACCAAGCGCCTGATCCGGGCGATCGAGCATCCGGCGACGACGATGTTGGGTCATTTGACAGGTCGGATCCTGCTGAAGCGTGAAGGCTACAAGGTGGACGTTGCGAAGGTCGTGGATGCAGCGATTGCGAACGACGTCATCGTGGAAATCAACGCTAACCCGCGACGTTTAGATATGGACTGGCGGTTTTGGAGACGGGCGGCCGAGAAGGGGCTGATGACGAGCATCAACCCGGACGCGCATCGAGCGGAACATTTCGATTTCGTTGATGCTGGCGTGAACGTCGCCCGCAAGGGTTGGCTCAGCGCGGCCAATGTATTCAACACATTGAGCTTGGCCGAGGTGAAAGAGGCGTTCGCCAAGAAACGTCCCGCTTTGGAGCGGCTCAAGAGTTAG
- a CDS encoding AMP-binding protein, producing the protein MFLAFAREEVDLFLYNPTWGRVELDTARRLAETHFEIADQDAGAFSCRQTGGPRSPDSVVMGANPLRVMIPTGGTSGRIRFAIHDWSTLAAAAYGFQQHVACNKMAGHCVLPLYHVSGFMQLVRALLTMGCVVFGRLETFAREHQLLLKENREDRFLSLVATQLERLLRDESNVERLRAYRAIFIGGGPAPIGLLEKARSLRLPLAPTYGMTETAAQVATLAPEYFLKGELHHGRALPHVRIDIVNEEVTSERVPAGEIGLVKVVGLSLFRGYWGDSSKQSNLSILTSDLGRMDAAGHLTVLGRADRVVITGGEKVNLREVELVFEGSGLVKDVYAFGLADREWGELLAVAYVPQDEAIGQETLQDLVAKELSNFKMPKKWIRLDEIPRNEAGKPVLRELEARTGS; encoded by the coding sequence TTGTTCCTTGCCTTCGCTCGAGAGGAAGTAGACCTCTTTCTTTACAATCCTACTTGGGGTAGGGTAGAACTGGATACAGCCCGCCGATTGGCGGAAACGCATTTCGAAATCGCTGACCAGGATGCCGGCGCTTTTTCTTGCCGCCAAACGGGAGGTCCACGCTCCCCGGATTCGGTAGTTATGGGGGCGAATCCATTGCGGGTGATGATTCCAACCGGAGGGACTTCGGGACGTATTCGTTTCGCGATCCACGACTGGAGCACCCTAGCCGCCGCCGCTTATGGCTTCCAACAGCATGTGGCTTGCAACAAGATGGCGGGACACTGCGTGCTTCCGCTCTATCATGTCAGCGGATTTATGCAGCTGGTTCGCGCTCTCTTGACTATGGGTTGCGTGGTTTTCGGGCGTTTGGAGACTTTTGCGAGGGAGCATCAGTTGCTGCTCAAGGAGAACAGGGAGGACCGATTCCTTTCTTTGGTAGCAACTCAATTGGAGCGTCTGTTGCGCGACGAGAGCAATGTGGAACGCCTGCGAGCCTATCGCGCCATCTTTATTGGAGGTGGACCTGCTCCGATTGGGCTTCTGGAGAAGGCGAGGTCCTTGCGCCTGCCTCTAGCCCCAACCTATGGTATGACTGAGACAGCAGCTCAGGTTGCGACCCTCGCTCCTGAATATTTTCTGAAAGGGGAGCTGCATCATGGCCGCGCTTTGCCGCATGTAAGGATCGATATTGTCAACGAGGAAGTTACGAGCGAGAGGGTGCCGGCAGGCGAGATCGGTTTGGTGAAGGTGGTCGGTCTGTCTCTGTTTCGTGGATACTGGGGCGACAGTTCCAAGCAATCTAACCTCTCAATTTTGACGAGCGATCTCGGGCGAATGGATGCGGCAGGGCATTTGACGGTACTGGGCAGGGCGGATCGAGTCGTTATCACTGGAGGTGAAAAAGTGAACCTGAGGGAGGTAGAGCTTGTCTTCGAAGGATCCGGTTTGGTGAAAGACGTATACGCTTTTGGGCTGGCAGACCGCGAGTGGGGGGAGTTGCTAGCGGTTGCCTATGTGCCTCAGGACGAGGCTATCGGTCAAGAGACGCTGCAAGATCTTGTAGCGAAGGAATTATCCAATTTTAAGATGCCCAAAAAATGGATACGTCTCGACGAGATCCCTCGCAATGAGGCGGGAAAACCGGTGTTGCGTGAACTCGAGGCAAGGACTGGATCGTAG
- the menC gene encoding o-succinylbenzoate synthase: MHRFQYKAYRRRFAGDFSNAKERFATREGILIRMEDGDGRVGFGEVAPIPSFGTESFASALGVAESLQEKVEVEQALAELGGYPCFSWAMESALDMIAREGHWTELAKPRPVCGLVSDINNLAEIEEKLSLHYQCLKFKIGKGALLDELKALDRVVDASDGKVGIRLDANGMLDYRTAAAWLERTAELPVEFIEQVLPRGEEREMRRLAGDFPTALALDESVASVDDLKRWRDEQWEGLYVIKPSLCGRLSDLEAELQGEASDCVFSSSLETMVGAANAIEFAIRQKGLERALGFGVERLFADRNIGLELGPFLQNGGLPSSGSFESLWNLT, from the coding sequence ATGCATCGCTTCCAATACAAGGCTTATCGCCGCCGTTTCGCGGGGGATTTCTCCAATGCGAAGGAACGTTTCGCCACGCGAGAGGGGATTCTGATTCGGATGGAGGACGGCGATGGGCGAGTCGGCTTTGGCGAGGTCGCTCCGATCCCTAGCTTCGGCACCGAAAGCTTCGCATCGGCGCTCGGCGTAGCGGAGTCTCTGCAGGAAAAGGTGGAGGTAGAGCAAGCGCTGGCGGAGCTCGGCGGCTACCCGTGCTTTTCTTGGGCGATGGAGTCGGCGTTGGACATGATCGCGCGTGAGGGGCATTGGACCGAACTGGCGAAGCCGAGGCCCGTTTGTGGTCTCGTGTCCGACATCAACAATCTCGCGGAGATCGAGGAAAAGCTCTCGCTGCACTACCAGTGCCTCAAGTTCAAGATTGGCAAGGGGGCTTTGCTGGATGAGTTGAAGGCCCTCGATCGAGTGGTGGATGCCAGCGATGGGAAGGTCGGGATCCGTCTTGATGCCAACGGGATGCTGGATTACCGGACGGCGGCTGCCTGGCTGGAGCGAACGGCTGAGTTGCCGGTCGAGTTCATCGAACAAGTCCTGCCCCGAGGAGAGGAGAGGGAGATGCGCCGCTTGGCGGGGGACTTTCCCACCGCTTTGGCCTTGGACGAGTCGGTGGCTTCGGTCGATGACTTGAAACGTTGGCGCGACGAGCAGTGGGAAGGCTTGTACGTGATCAAGCCGTCCTTGTGCGGTCGGCTCAGCGATTTGGAAGCGGAGCTGCAGGGCGAGGCGAGCGATTGCGTTTTCTCATCTTCGCTGGAGACCATGGTGGGGGCCGCTAACGCGATTGAGTTTGCGATCCGCCAAAAAGGATTGGAGCGGGCGCTTGGATTTGGCGTGGAGCGCTTATTTGCGGACAGGAATATCGGTTTGGAGCTGGGTCCATTCTTGCAGAATGGTGGCTTACCAAGTAGCGGTAGCTTCGAAAGCCTGTGGAACCTGACCTAG
- the guaB gene encoding IMP dehydrogenase — translation MASLSANDFNEDKYYLGSDDFFTAQRDNALTYDDVSLATNYTEILPRNASLATSLSDRLKLNLPIISSDMDTVTEYQMAIHMALSGGMGLIHYNMPYREQVSQVTRVKYHINGLLPNPITIPIHLQIGDVLALIEEKGYKFRTFPVVDENGRLAGLLSSRVVKDRYSHLSVKEAMDSIEQVHTMNQKDVLHDPIKVADSFFSKHIGINKLLVVDDDRFLKGIVSLSDIERINAESQSVLKPARDSDFRLVVGAAISAIRKPDGTLDHDAIAEHVGNLVAEKVDAVAVSTAHGHSAGVGETVKFVREQFPELTIIAGNVTSASGVEYLADCGANAIKIGQGPGSICTTRIVAGVGIPQLTALYVAAQGAKKKGVRIIADGGITKSGDMVKALTLADSVMLGGMLAGCREAPGELIEINGKLYKSYRGMGSLSAMEKGSASRYGQDKRDTTRKLTAEGIEGMKEVQGTVAETLAPLAGGIQAGMGYLGAATIPELKTKARFVRISGAGMIESAPHDVIEVSKRG, via the coding sequence ATGGCCAGCCTGAGTGCAAACGACTTCAACGAGGACAAATACTATCTCGGCAGCGACGACTTCTTCACCGCGCAAAGAGATAACGCCCTGACATACGACGACGTGTCGTTGGCGACCAACTACACGGAGATCCTGCCGAGGAACGCTTCTCTAGCAACCTCGCTCTCCGACCGCCTGAAGCTCAACCTGCCGATCATTTCCTCGGATATGGATACGGTGACCGAGTACCAGATGGCGATCCACATGGCGCTATCGGGTGGCATGGGCCTCATCCACTACAACATGCCCTATCGGGAACAGGTTTCGCAGGTGACGCGAGTGAAGTACCATATCAACGGTCTCCTTCCCAATCCGATCACCATCCCCATCCACCTGCAAATCGGAGACGTGCTCGCTCTAATCGAGGAAAAGGGCTACAAGTTCCGCACCTTCCCAGTCGTGGACGAAAACGGGCGCCTCGCCGGACTGTTGAGCAGCCGGGTCGTCAAGGACCGCTACAGCCACCTCTCCGTGAAGGAGGCCATGGATTCAATCGAGCAGGTTCACACCATGAACCAAAAGGACGTGCTGCACGATCCTATCAAAGTCGCCGACTCATTCTTCAGCAAGCACATCGGCATCAACAAGCTTCTCGTCGTCGACGACGACCGCTTCCTCAAGGGCATCGTCTCCCTATCCGACATCGAACGCATCAACGCGGAGTCCCAGTCAGTCCTCAAGCCAGCCCGCGACTCGGACTTCCGACTCGTCGTTGGCGCCGCAATCTCGGCCATCCGCAAGCCGGACGGCACCCTCGATCACGACGCCATCGCCGAGCATGTCGGTAACTTGGTCGCCGAAAAGGTCGACGCAGTCGCCGTTTCCACCGCTCATGGCCATTCCGCCGGCGTCGGCGAGACTGTGAAGTTCGTTCGGGAGCAATTCCCCGAGCTGACCATCATAGCCGGCAACGTCACCTCCGCCAGCGGAGTCGAATACCTCGCCGACTGCGGAGCGAACGCCATCAAGATTGGCCAAGGTCCCGGCTCAATTTGCACCACCCGTATCGTAGCTGGGGTCGGCATACCGCAGCTCACCGCCCTTTACGTGGCCGCTCAAGGAGCCAAGAAGAAAGGGGTCCGCATCATCGCAGACGGTGGCATCACAAAATCTGGCGACATGGTCAAGGCCCTCACCCTCGCTGACTCCGTTATGCTCGGAGGCATGCTCGCCGGCTGCCGCGAAGCTCCCGGCGAACTGATTGAGATCAATGGCAAGCTCTACAAGAGCTACCGTGGAATGGGAAGTCTCAGCGCCATGGAAAAAGGCTCCGCTTCACGCTACGGCCAAGACAAGAGGGACACCACCCGCAAGCTTACCGCCGAGGGCATCGAAGGCATGAAGGAAGTACAAGGCACGGTCGCCGAGACCTTGGCGCCGCTGGCTGGCGGCATCCAAGCCGGCATGGGCTACCTCGGCGCCGCTACGATCCCCGAACTCAAAACCAAGGCCCGCTTCGTCCGCATCTCTGGAGCCGGCATGATCGAGTCAGCGCCCCACGACGTGATCGAGGTCTCCAAGCGCGGCTGA
- the pyrE gene encoding orotate phosphoribosyltransferase: MQSTQDEVLDIFKRTKALLEGHFILRSGLRSQYFFQCAQVCQYIGEVTRLIELLKPKLDAVEFDTVLAPAMGGLVVGQEVARQFDKRYIFVEKVDDKLALRRGFKIAEGERILIVEDVVTRGGRVNEAVEIVKQNGGVVAGIGVLVDRSQGKVSFEAPLHSLLEMGFPTYDPENLPDHLKDIPAIKPGS, encoded by the coding sequence ATGCAATCCACGCAGGACGAAGTTCTAGATATTTTCAAACGTACCAAAGCGCTACTCGAAGGTCATTTCATCCTACGCTCCGGCCTTCGCAGCCAGTACTTCTTTCAGTGCGCCCAGGTGTGCCAGTACATCGGAGAAGTCACTCGCCTCATCGAGCTGCTCAAGCCGAAGCTCGACGCCGTTGAATTCGACACCGTGCTCGCACCCGCAATGGGAGGGCTCGTCGTAGGACAGGAAGTCGCGCGACAGTTCGACAAGCGCTACATATTCGTGGAAAAGGTGGACGACAAGCTAGCCCTGCGTCGCGGATTCAAGATAGCCGAGGGAGAACGCATCCTGATCGTCGAAGACGTCGTCACACGCGGCGGACGGGTGAACGAAGCGGTCGAAATCGTGAAGCAAAATGGCGGTGTGGTTGCCGGCATCGGCGTTCTGGTCGACCGCAGCCAAGGCAAGGTCAGCTTCGAAGCTCCCCTGCACTCCTTGCTGGAGATGGGATTTCCCACCTACGATCCGGAAAACCTACCGGACCACCTCAAGGATATCCCGGCGATCAAGCCTGGCAGCTAG
- a CDS encoding MotA/TolQ/ExbB proton channel family protein — MKRNSFLSREFVVLALGLVFSVLVVFSAYRYYVWPVAEDIQIASLVEANQNPDKPRVANRSIVVILKDKEQMVCLMLMSWAMIILAYKAYGVSRERAIVSHPFLGISKGERIIPEDALAHYKELKEDVRRTPRLRDKILPEIILAALHRFDSTRSIQDASLAVHERSEMAYDELDSNLGLLRYLAWAIPSVGFIGTVRGIGEALALADEAIRGDISGVTAALGLAFNSTLIALLLSIALMFFLHMLQSKQEKLLIDLKDFATKRVVALMKTPEHEETQISFR; from the coding sequence ATGAAGAGGAACAGCTTTCTGTCCCGTGAGTTCGTCGTTTTAGCTCTGGGCCTCGTTTTTTCAGTCCTAGTCGTCTTTTCAGCTTATCGGTACTACGTTTGGCCGGTGGCGGAGGACATCCAGATCGCCAGTCTGGTAGAGGCGAACCAAAATCCGGACAAGCCTCGGGTGGCGAACCGCTCGATCGTAGTTATCCTGAAGGACAAGGAGCAGATGGTCTGCCTCATGTTGATGTCCTGGGCCATGATCATCCTGGCCTACAAGGCGTACGGGGTCTCCAGGGAACGGGCGATTGTTAGCCATCCTTTTTTGGGAATTTCCAAGGGGGAGCGCATCATACCGGAGGACGCCTTGGCCCACTACAAGGAGCTCAAGGAAGACGTGAGGCGAACGCCGCGACTGCGGGACAAGATCTTGCCGGAGATCATCCTCGCCGCCCTGCACCGCTTTGACTCCACGCGCTCGATTCAAGACGCCTCGCTTGCGGTTCACGAGCGCTCCGAGATGGCTTACGACGAACTCGACTCGAACTTGGGGCTGCTTCGCTACCTGGCTTGGGCGATTCCTTCCGTAGGATTTATCGGGACCGTGCGCGGTATCGGCGAGGCTCTGGCCTTGGCCGACGAAGCGATTCGAGGCGACATCTCAGGCGTCACGGCGGCCTTGGGCCTCGCCTTCAACTCAACCTTGATCGCTCTGTTGCTCAGCATCGCTTTGATGTTCTTCCTGCACATGCTTCAGTCGAAGCAAGAAAAGCTGCTAATCGACCTGAAGGATTTCGCGACGAAGCGAGTGGTGGCGCTGATGAAGACGCCGGAACACGAGGAAACGCAAATCAGCTTCCGTTAG
- a CDS encoding DedA family protein: protein MGRRTVFFIAYLLLLLASHLWTARQADMPPFGVFPKMEGKGQSLYVLWGRAGGANEELQAIAGKLGEDPLKTVWAPLQSQERFSMEDVATAVQSSRADSVVVLGIGYGSLEALLLASELEIAPDSLVLVDPALSTRFELLGDDRLNAALKTFQLAWFWVLENAVPHFGYSRELPFNLETARRVFEADQGAAESLYKSYAGKMQLLYPESGSFVGSGAIDAYLEVRPATAAASYGNLDTLAEKVAVQGASFTVSQLDTASEAEFGDFSGVQLSPWWGGFLLAMSTLASEDFACIGGGLLAATGTVGLVPAILGCLLGIFLGDLGIYFIGRVFGATALELPVLRRLVSAKAMNRSAEWFEDKGVRLVVLTRFFPGSRVPTYFAAGVVKVGWIRFTFALLLASAIWTPLLVLAAYFFGERFLAAFESLGIGGWLGILAVIVCFAIGVRLLAKLSTWKGRRMLYCRWRRLIGWEFWPMWAVYAPVIAQIVWLAVRYRSISLPFSVNPCMPASGLVYESKIQILSHLQSAGVPVARFVAIPLESPVDEKLGQLRDFMARLGLVYPVVLKPDVGQRGQGVVIARCESDAEAFFENQEEATIAQEYVEGSEYGVFYQRFANKESGEVISITDKRTTWVEGDGESNLETLILKDERAVCMAPFFLKEFESELESVLARGERFMLASIGTHSRGAVFLDGCHLMTPELQAAVDGFSRRVAGFHFGRYDLRVPNEDALKRGEGIKVIELNGITSEPTHMYDPQHGPLFGWSSLMRQWRSIFALAKENRLAGHEPVSKREVLKLAVGHFRGLPSRDLV, encoded by the coding sequence ATGGGACGAAGAACCGTTTTTTTCATCGCTTACCTCCTCTTGCTGCTGGCCTCGCACCTCTGGACGGCGAGACAAGCAGACATGCCGCCCTTTGGCGTATTTCCGAAGATGGAGGGGAAGGGGCAAAGTCTCTACGTGCTTTGGGGACGAGCCGGCGGCGCCAACGAAGAGTTACAGGCTATCGCTGGCAAGCTTGGAGAAGATCCGCTGAAAACCGTTTGGGCGCCCCTCCAGTCGCAAGAAAGGTTCTCGATGGAGGACGTAGCGACCGCGGTCCAGAGTTCGAGGGCTGATTCTGTCGTGGTGTTGGGAATTGGCTACGGTAGCCTTGAAGCGCTGCTCTTGGCCTCGGAACTCGAGATTGCTCCTGATTCGCTGGTTCTGGTGGATCCGGCGCTATCGACCCGATTTGAGTTGTTGGGCGACGATCGTTTGAACGCTGCTTTGAAAACCTTTCAGCTGGCCTGGTTCTGGGTGCTGGAAAACGCTGTTCCGCATTTTGGATACAGTCGCGAGCTACCCTTCAATCTTGAGACAGCTCGCAGGGTTTTTGAGGCGGACCAAGGCGCGGCGGAATCCCTCTACAAAAGTTATGCGGGAAAGATGCAGTTGCTCTATCCCGAAAGCGGTTCGTTCGTGGGCTCGGGCGCCATTGACGCGTATTTGGAAGTGAGGCCAGCCACTGCAGCCGCCTCTTATGGCAATCTGGATACCTTAGCTGAAAAGGTCGCTGTTCAGGGAGCGAGCTTCACTGTTTCTCAATTGGATACAGCTAGCGAAGCTGAATTCGGCGATTTTTCCGGAGTACAGCTTTCCCCTTGGTGGGGCGGTTTCCTATTGGCTATGTCCACGCTCGCCAGCGAAGACTTCGCATGTATCGGAGGTGGCTTGTTGGCTGCGACCGGCACGGTCGGATTGGTTCCGGCAATATTGGGGTGTTTGCTGGGGATCTTTCTGGGCGACCTCGGGATCTATTTTATCGGTCGCGTTTTTGGAGCTACGGCGCTCGAGTTGCCGGTGTTGCGGCGCCTCGTGTCGGCCAAGGCAATGAACAGGAGCGCCGAGTGGTTCGAAGACAAAGGGGTGAGATTGGTCGTTCTGACCCGGTTTTTTCCAGGAAGCCGAGTCCCCACCTATTTCGCAGCAGGCGTTGTAAAGGTAGGCTGGATACGTTTTACCTTCGCTTTGCTTCTGGCCTCTGCGATCTGGACGCCGTTGTTGGTGCTCGCCGCATACTTTTTCGGGGAACGATTTTTGGCAGCCTTCGAGTCGCTAGGCATCGGGGGCTGGCTCGGAATTCTAGCGGTCATCGTGTGCTTTGCGATTGGGGTTCGCCTACTCGCCAAGCTATCGACTTGGAAGGGAAGAAGGATGTTGTATTGCAGATGGCGGCGACTCATAGGCTGGGAGTTTTGGCCGATGTGGGCCGTTTATGCGCCGGTCATCGCCCAGATCGTTTGGCTGGCGGTCCGCTATCGTTCCATATCGCTGCCGTTTTCGGTGAACCCCTGCATGCCAGCGAGCGGACTTGTCTACGAATCGAAGATCCAGATTTTGAGCCATCTGCAAAGCGCCGGCGTTCCGGTGGCGCGATTTGTTGCGATCCCTCTCGAGAGTCCGGTCGACGAGAAGCTGGGGCAGTTGCGTGATTTTATGGCCCGTTTGGGGCTGGTTTATCCGGTCGTGCTCAAGCCGGACGTCGGCCAGCGCGGGCAAGGAGTGGTGATTGCTCGCTGCGAGTCGGACGCCGAAGCTTTTTTCGAAAATCAGGAGGAGGCTACGATTGCCCAGGAGTACGTGGAGGGCAGTGAATACGGCGTCTTCTATCAACGCTTCGCGAACAAGGAGAGCGGTGAAGTCATCTCGATCACTGACAAGCGAACCACTTGGGTCGAAGGCGATGGCGAGTCGAATTTGGAGACCCTGATTTTGAAGGACGAGCGTGCGGTTTGCATGGCTCCCTTCTTCTTGAAGGAGTTTGAATCCGAGCTGGAGTCGGTGCTTGCCCGTGGCGAGCGGTTTATGCTCGCATCAATCGGAACCCATAGTCGCGGAGCGGTGTTCTTGGATGGTTGCCACCTGATGACGCCTGAATTGCAGGCAGCGGTGGACGGCTTTTCGCGCCGGGTGGCGGGCTTTCACTTCGGACGCTACGATTTGCGAGTGCCCAACGAGGATGCGTTGAAGCGTGGCGAAGGGATTAAAGTCATCGAACTCAATGGAATCACTTCGGAGCCCACCCACATGTATGACCCGCAGCACGGGCCCCTTTTTGGCTGGAGCAGCTTGATGCGTCAGTGGCGAAGCATTTTCGCCTTGGCAAAAGAAAACCGGCTCGCGGGACACGAGCCGGTTTCAAAAAGAGAGGTGCTTAAACTAGCGGTGGGCCACTTTAGAGGGCTTCCTTCGCGAGACCTTGTTTGA
- a CDS encoding NRDE family protein, which translates to MCTASWSAGQGRLSLYFNRDERKTRSAARPPECLQIDGTRMLAAIDPDGGGTWLAVSEWGLCVFLLNHYGAEAAFGKALENPTSRGKLPLRYASIPSRGEAARRLKDEDLTSYHPFLLVLADCKGTEAFSWDGAELASLALPRAFLTTSSFRTREVQSYRISRYDALLGERDSLSEKSRRSLHLDTPHPDPAFNPMMLRADARTQSVSRVELDLHRACLRYQRVLDETRTLGEERGASLDLRSLSSR; encoded by the coding sequence ATGTGCACCGCTTCTTGGAGCGCAGGGCAGGGGCGACTGTCGCTCTATTTCAACCGCGACGAGCGAAAGACTCGCAGCGCGGCGAGGCCGCCCGAATGTCTACAAATTGACGGGACTCGCATGTTGGCTGCCATCGATCCAGACGGAGGCGGCACTTGGCTGGCCGTCAGCGAGTGGGGCCTTTGTGTCTTTTTGCTCAATCATTACGGAGCGGAGGCTGCTTTCGGCAAAGCGCTGGAGAATCCGACGAGCCGCGGCAAGCTGCCATTACGCTATGCCAGCATTCCCAGCCGAGGCGAGGCTGCGCGTCGCTTAAAGGACGAAGATTTAACGAGCTACCATCCCTTCCTGCTTGTCTTGGCTGACTGTAAAGGGACCGAGGCTTTTTCATGGGACGGGGCGGAGCTCGCTTCTTTGGCATTGCCGCGGGCCTTTTTGACCACTTCATCCTTCCGGACGCGCGAGGTTCAGTCGTATCGGATTTCGCGATACGACGCCCTTCTGGGAGAGAGAGATTCGCTCAGCGAGAAGAGCCGAAGATCCTTGCATCTCGATACCCCGCATCCCGATCCCGCTTTCAACCCAATGATGCTACGCGCGGATGCGAGGACTCAGAGCGTTTCCAGAGTCGAGCTCGACCTTCACCGAGCTTGTCTACGCTACCAGCGCGTTTTGGATGAGACGCGAACTTTGGGAGAAGAGAGGGGTGCTTCTCTTGATTTGCGTAGCCTATCGAGTCGCTGA
- a CDS encoding DinB family protein, with protein sequence MNLLCANCELLQQGIQLLSRHDDRTFNATDPASYGSGIGAHFRHVLDHYRSFLEGVSLGLIDYDNRERDTAEEKELSVALASLEEVARRMEVAAVDVETSVRVKVCASTEGDDLHSVSSFGRELQFLVSHTVHHYALIAIASRMQGIFPEDGFGVAPSTLKFLNSVQS encoded by the coding sequence ATGAACCTGCTCTGCGCCAACTGCGAACTGCTGCAACAAGGAATCCAGCTGCTTTCTCGCCACGACGATCGTACCTTCAACGCCACTGATCCGGCGAGCTACGGTTCGGGAATCGGGGCTCATTTTCGACATGTGCTCGACCACTATCGCTCGTTTTTGGAAGGGGTAAGCCTTGGTCTCATCGATTACGACAATCGGGAGCGCGATACGGCGGAGGAAAAGGAGCTCTCGGTGGCTCTCGCCTCCTTGGAGGAGGTTGCCCGTCGGATGGAGGTTGCGGCGGTGGACGTTGAGACTTCGGTGCGGGTGAAGGTCTGCGCTTCCACGGAGGGCGACGACTTGCATTCGGTCTCCAGCTTTGGACGAGAACTGCAGTTCCTCGTAAGCCACACGGTGCATCATTACGCCCTAATAGCCATCGCGAGTCGTATGCAGGGGATTTTCCCGGAAGATGGCTTCGGTGTCGCTCCCTCTACTTTGAAGTTCTTGAATTCGGTCCAGAGCTAA